In Rhineura floridana isolate rRhiFlo1 chromosome 1, rRhiFlo1.hap2, whole genome shotgun sequence, the following proteins share a genomic window:
- the LRRC70 gene encoding leucine-rich repeat-containing protein 70, with the protein MTGRVKIWDMCQLHHLGLFWRTVNCLLLLLIQKDILCCPSVCQQCTGRQVDCRNSGLSSVPRNFPQNTIFVYLSGNNLSHINPNELIGLQQLAVLHLDNSSILYVYPKVFAEFKKLWYLHLNNNKIKHLDPGTFEGLSNLHSLYLQNNEIAVVPKGLFKDLASVQYLMLQSNHLSILGSGTFVGMISLRILNLANNKISWISHAAFHHLGNLTCLYLEGNNLTRVPSNAFVVLSNLEKLLLSHNPIGLIPPFAFKGLDRLQYLSLKSSNIKAIHVNGFSSLNNLKKLVLSNNHLQNISSSTFALLDNLMLLQLDRNKIVNIADNTFEKVGSSLKILSLAFNNLTDLHPKVLKPLVSLTHLQANHNPWNCSCRFLGLINRLASSSVSVKIHCQNSSNLHGRHFNYGNWSLFTNCFKTTIRPEIFKNIKPAGIHHSTTTLLMAWDNTPTSNSFHKKLNNMEANAMTLWADVPTTSATLNLYEEYSNGKLRQAATVFSLLTIQMPAQNIPVNLTMEDNKASPPESTSISFKTSLICTQQVEKLHQAFDILLTFFILACAVIFFLIYKIIQFRLKLKEQRDSDNGIEYYGFYQAGSYNIIDPIQPQNPVGGSELDQQPSKPTALGSQAQVILFEHSAL; encoded by the coding sequence CCCACAAAATActatatttgtatatttaagTGGGAATAATCTATCACACATAAATCCAAATGAACTCATCGGCCTTCAGCAACTTGCTGTGCTGCACTTGGATAACTCTAGCATTTTATATGTGTACCCAAAGGTTTTTGCTGAATTTAAGAAACTGTGGTACCTACatctgaataataataaaataaaacacttgGATCCTGGAACGTTTGAAGGACTTTCGAATCTTCATTCTTTATACCTGCAAAATAATgaaattgctgttgttcctaaaGGATTATTTAAAGATCTTGCTTCAGTTCAATATCTAATGCTACAAAGCAATCACCTCAGCATCCTTGGTAGTGGCACTTTCGTTGGCATGATTAGTCTTCGGATTCTTAACCTAGCCAACAATAAGATTTCATGGATATCACATGCAGCATTTCATCACCTTGGCAACCTTACATGTTTGTACCTTGAAGGCAACAATTTAACACGCGTGCCATCAAATGCGTTTGTAGTATTGAGCAATCTTGAAAAACTTTTGTTGTCACATAACCCAATTGGATTAATACCCCCCTTTGCATTCAAAGGACTTGACAGACTTCAGTATCTCTCTTTAAAAAGTTCAAACATAAAAGCTATCCATGTGAACGGCTTCTCAAGTCTAAATAATCTTAAAAAGTTAGTTTTGAGCAATAATCATTTACAGAATATCAGTTCAAGTACCTTTGCATTGTTGGATAATTTAATGTTACTACAGCTTGACAGAAACAAAATAGTCAATATTGCAGATAATACATTTGAAAAAGTGGGATCCTCTTTGAAGATACTGAGTCTAGCATTTAATAATCTTACAGACTTGCATCCTAAAGTGCTTAAGCCTTTGGTTTCTTTAACTCATTTACAGGCAAATCACAATCCTTGGAATTGCAGCTGCAGATTTCTTGGGCTAATTAATAGGCTAGCATCTTCTTCTGTCTCTGTAAAAATTCATTGCCAAAATTCTTCCAATTTGCACGGAAGGCATTTTAACTATGGTAACTGGAGTTTGTTTACAAACTGTTTCAAAACTACCATAAGACCTGAAATATTCAAGAATATAAAACCAGCAGGTATCCATCACAGTACCACTACTTTATTGATGGCATGGGATAACACCCCTACAAGCAATTCATTtcacaaaaaattaaataatatggAAGCAAATGCAATGACTTTATGGGCAGATGTGCCTACCACATCTGCAACATTAAATCTTTATGAAGAATATTCCAACGGGAAGCTGAGACAGGCAGCTACAGTGTTCTCACTGTTAACAATACAGATGCCAGCGCAGAATATACCTGTTAATTTGACCATGGAAGATAACAAAGCATCTCCTCCAGAATCTACTTCTATATCCTTTAAAACATCTCTAATCTGTACACAGCAGGTAGAGAAACTACATCAGGCTTTTGACATTTTATTAACCTTTTTTATTTTGGCCTGTGCTGTGATCTTCTTTTTGATCTACAAAATCATTCAGTTTAGACTGAAGCTCAAAGAGCAAAGGGACTCTGACAATGGGATAGAATACTATGGCTTTTATCAAGCTGGTAGCTACAACATAATTGATCCAATTCAGCCTCAGAATCCAGTGGGAGGTTCAGAACTGGACCAACAGCCTTCTAAACCAACAGCACTTGGAAGCCAAGCACAGGTCATCTTATTTGAACATTCAGCATTGTAA